In a single window of the Coffea eugenioides isolate CCC68of chromosome 3, Ceug_1.0, whole genome shotgun sequence genome:
- the LOC113764837 gene encoding protein LIGHT-DEPENDENT SHORT HYPOCOTYLS 4 isoform X2: MDSIHGAADSTSLTSMTISSPSTNNTSTMMMIASPTPASSSAASPTTLSRYENQKRRDWNTFGQYLKNHRPPLSLSRCSGAHVLEFLRYLDQFGKTKVHTQLCPFFGHPNPPSPCPCPLRQAWGSLDALIGRLRAAYEENGGKPETNPFGARAVRLYLREVRDSQAKARGISYEKKKRKRPQQQQQQALPPPSSS, translated from the exons A TGGATTCAATACATGGAGCTGCAGACAGCACAAGCCTGACTAGTATGACAATAAGCAGCCCCTCCACCAATAACACCAGCACTATGATGATGATAGCTTCACCAACACCAGCATCATCTTCAGCTGCATCTCCAACAACTCTAAGCCGATACGAGAACCAAAAGCGTCGAGATTGGAACACTTTTGGCCAGTATCTCAAGAATCACAGGCctcccctctccctctctcgctGCAGTGGCGCTCACGTTCTTGAGTTCCTCAGATACTTGGACCAATTTGGGAAAACCAAAGTTCACACTCAACTTTGCCCGTTTTTCGGGCATCCAAACCCCCCATCTCCATGCCCTTGTCCTCTAAGGCAAGCTTGGGGAAGCCTTGATGCTCTCATTGGACGTCTGCGAGCTGCTTATGAGGAGAATGGAGGCAAGCCTGAGACGAACCCTTTTGGGGCTCGAGCTGTTAGGCTATATTTACGTGAAGTTCGTGATTCGCAGGCGAAAGCGAGGGGGATCAGCTacgagaagaagaagagaaagcgCCCGCAGCAGCAACAGCAGCAAGCATTGCCACCACCAAGCTCAAGCTGA
- the LOC113764837 gene encoding protein LIGHT-DEPENDENT SHORT HYPOCOTYLS 4 isoform X1, producing MDSTQEVDSIHGAADSTSLTSMTISSPSTNNTSTMMMIASPTPASSSAASPTTLSRYENQKRRDWNTFGQYLKNHRPPLSLSRCSGAHVLEFLRYLDQFGKTKVHTQLCPFFGHPNPPSPCPCPLRQAWGSLDALIGRLRAAYEENGGKPETNPFGARAVRLYLREVRDSQAKARGISYEKKKRKRPQQQQQQALPPPSSS from the coding sequence ATGGATTCAACTCAAGAAGTGGATTCAATACATGGAGCTGCAGACAGCACAAGCCTGACTAGTATGACAATAAGCAGCCCCTCCACCAATAACACCAGCACTATGATGATGATAGCTTCACCAACACCAGCATCATCTTCAGCTGCATCTCCAACAACTCTAAGCCGATACGAGAACCAAAAGCGTCGAGATTGGAACACTTTTGGCCAGTATCTCAAGAATCACAGGCctcccctctccctctctcgctGCAGTGGCGCTCACGTTCTTGAGTTCCTCAGATACTTGGACCAATTTGGGAAAACCAAAGTTCACACTCAACTTTGCCCGTTTTTCGGGCATCCAAACCCCCCATCTCCATGCCCTTGTCCTCTAAGGCAAGCTTGGGGAAGCCTTGATGCTCTCATTGGACGTCTGCGAGCTGCTTATGAGGAGAATGGAGGCAAGCCTGAGACGAACCCTTTTGGGGCTCGAGCTGTTAGGCTATATTTACGTGAAGTTCGTGATTCGCAGGCGAAAGCGAGGGGGATCAGCTacgagaagaagaagagaaagcgCCCGCAGCAGCAACAGCAGCAAGCATTGCCACCACCAAGCTCAAGCTGA